A genome region from Blautia coccoides includes the following:
- a CDS encoding alpha-glucosidase/alpha-galactosidase: MSFKIAFIGAGSLVFARTLFTDIMSVPELRDVEIAFTDINGENLERTRALCQRDLDANGIPVKIEATTDRREAFRNARYIINCVRVGGLEGFETDIEIPLKYGVDQCVGDTLCTGGIMYGQRVIAAMLDFCKDIREVAEEGAIMLNYSNPNAMATWACNKYGGVKTIGLCHGEIHGELQIAEVLGIPREELDIICAGINHQTWYISVKHHGEDMLQKILPGFEAHEKFSEEEKVRIDMLKRFGYYSTESNGHLSEYVSWYRKRPDEIKDWINLDNWINGETGGYLRVTREERNWFDTDYPKILAEEPKKLDGSERGKEHCSYIIESLETGKKYRGHFNMMNEGCITNLPYESVVEVPCYVDGNGISVPKVGDLPLGCAAVCSQSIWVQKLAVEAAVHGDAKLLKQAALMDPLTGAVCNPPEVWQMIDEMLVAQEQWLPQYTEAIAQAKENLAKGDLIPTKEGYKGAVRLQEKSVEEVAAEHEKRKITV; encoded by the coding sequence ATGAGTTTTAAAATAGCATTTATCGGAGCGGGAAGCCTTGTATTCGCAAGGACATTATTTACAGATATCATGTCAGTGCCCGAACTTCGCGATGTGGAGATTGCATTCACAGATATCAATGGGGAGAACCTGGAAAGAACAAGAGCCTTATGCCAGAGAGACCTGGATGCCAACGGGATTCCGGTGAAGATCGAGGCAACGACAGACAGAAGAGAGGCATTCAGAAATGCCCGCTATATCATTAACTGTGTGCGTGTTGGAGGGCTTGAGGGATTTGAGACAGATATTGAAATCCCGCTGAAATATGGCGTTGACCAGTGTGTAGGTGATACTCTGTGCACAGGCGGTATCATGTATGGTCAGAGGGTGATTGCTGCCATGCTGGATTTCTGCAAGGATATCCGTGAGGTGGCTGAGGAGGGAGCTATTATGCTCAATTACTCCAATCCCAACGCAATGGCTACCTGGGCCTGCAACAAATACGGCGGTGTGAAGACCATCGGTCTTTGCCACGGAGAAATACACGGGGAGCTGCAGATCGCGGAAGTTCTGGGTATTCCCAGAGAAGAACTGGATATTATCTGTGCAGGTATCAACCATCAGACATGGTATATTTCCGTAAAACATCACGGAGAGGATATGCTGCAGAAAATCCTGCCGGGATTTGAAGCACATGAGAAGTTCAGCGAAGAGGAAAAAGTGCGTATAGACATGCTGAAACGCTTTGGATACTACTCCACAGAATCCAACGGACATCTCTCCGAGTATGTTTCCTGGTACCGCAAACGTCCGGATGAAATCAAGGATTGGATCAATCTGGATAACTGGATCAATGGAGAGACAGGAGGATATCTGCGTGTGACCAGGGAGGAAAGAAACTGGTTTGATACAGATTATCCTAAGATTCTGGCGGAAGAACCTAAAAAGCTGGATGGTTCCGAGAGAGGAAAAGAACACTGCTCTTACATAATCGAGTCTCTTGAGACAGGAAAGAAATACAGAGGCCATTTCAATATGATGAATGAAGGCTGTATCACAAATCTTCCATATGAAAGTGTTGTGGAGGTTCCCTGTTATGTCGATGGAAACGGTATTAGTGTTCCAAAAGTAGGCGACCTTCCTCTGGGTTGTGCCGCTGTATGCTCACAGTCCATCTGGGTGCAGAAGCTTGCAGTGGAAGCGGCTGTACACGGCGATGCCAAACTGCTGAAACAGGCTGCCTTAATGGATCCCCTCACAGGGGCTGTCTGCAATCCGCCGGAAGTATGGCAGATGATTGATGAGATGCTGGTTGCTCAGGAACAGTGGCTGCCACAGTATACAGAAGCCATTGCACAGGCAAAAGAGAACCTGGCAAAGGGTGATTTGATTCCTACAAAAGAAGGATACAAAGGCGCAGTCAGACTTCAGGAAAAATCCGTTGAGGAAGTTGCGGCAGAGCATGAGAAGAGAAAGATCACAGTATAA
- the pdaA gene encoding delta-lactam-biosynthetic de-N-acetylase → MIHNIPIKKFLAIALLFAAAYFAGCFIAEAVNGGQTESASASADGNWGLSFQEEGKPPVANATFDELKQYDAYYAENTEEKVIYLTFDCGYENGNTATILDALKKHNAPATFFVVGNFVSTSPDLVKRMVKEGHIVGNHSYHHPDMSKISTMESFSKELQELEDLYTETTGKPMTKFYRPPQGKYSESNLKMAQELGYKTFFWSLAYVDWYQDKQPTKEEAFSKLIGRIHPGAVVLLHSTSSTNAQILDELLTKWEEMGYTFQSLEQLVEKSGAAKKTSNIV, encoded by the coding sequence ATGATACATAACATTCCTATCAAAAAATTTCTTGCAATTGCCCTGCTCTTCGCCGCCGCCTACTTTGCCGGCTGTTTCATAGCCGAGGCAGTAAACGGCGGTCAGACAGAATCAGCCTCTGCCTCCGCTGACGGCAACTGGGGCCTCAGTTTTCAGGAGGAAGGCAAACCGCCGGTTGCAAATGCCACCTTTGATGAACTAAAACAGTACGATGCTTATTATGCAGAAAACACAGAGGAAAAAGTCATTTATCTCACCTTTGACTGCGGCTATGAAAACGGAAACACGGCCACAATCCTGGATGCCCTGAAAAAACATAACGCTCCCGCCACCTTCTTTGTGGTAGGCAACTTTGTCTCCACCAGCCCTGATCTGGTGAAGCGAATGGTCAAAGAGGGACACATCGTGGGCAACCACTCTTACCACCACCCGGATATGTCGAAGATATCAACCATGGAATCCTTCTCCAAGGAGCTTCAGGAACTGGAAGATCTCTATACTGAGACCACCGGCAAACCTATGACCAAATTCTACCGTCCGCCTCAGGGAAAATACAGCGAAAGCAACCTGAAAATGGCACAAGAACTGGGATATAAAACCTTCTTCTGGAGTCTGGCCTATGTGGACTGGTACCAGGATAAACAGCCCACCAAGGAAGAGGCCTTCAGCAAACTCATTGGCCGTATCCATCCTGGCGCTGTTGTACTCTTACACAGCACTTCCAGCACCAATGCACAGATACTGGATGAACTGCTGACAAAATGGGAGGAGATGGGATATACCTTCCAGTCATTAGAACAGTTAGTGGAAAAGAGCGGGGCGGCGAAGAAGACGTCAAACATTGTATAA
- a CDS encoding HAD family hydrolase, which translates to MDSKLIFFDIDGTLALEPSGIIPDSTRAAIAGAKENGHQVFVNTGRTFYSISEGIRAMDFDGYVCGCGTHIYYRGEKLLESAVPHSICVNVANMLRNARIPVFYEADKAIYFDFSYPNPWLQEAMEIFATKGRNIEELFCDESETYDKCLIFLPDTEEAGEIKTFLDAHFYCIPRGGNVWEVTQRGYTKATGIRFMCSYLNADMDNCFAVGDSENDLDMLRAVKNSIAMGNAKDEVMACCSYVTKGIDEDGIYYALKHFGIIK; encoded by the coding sequence ATGGACAGTAAATTGATATTTTTTGATATAGACGGAACTCTAGCTTTGGAGCCGTCCGGGATAATACCTGACAGCACCAGGGCTGCCATCGCCGGGGCAAAAGAAAACGGGCATCAGGTGTTTGTCAACACAGGAAGGACGTTTTACAGCATCAGTGAGGGTATCCGCGCCATGGATTTTGACGGATATGTGTGCGGATGCGGTACCCACATTTATTACAGGGGAGAAAAGCTCTTGGAATCCGCGGTTCCCCATTCTATATGTGTGAACGTGGCAAATATGCTGAGGAATGCCAGGATCCCTGTGTTTTATGAGGCTGATAAAGCGATTTATTTTGATTTCAGTTATCCTAATCCATGGCTGCAGGAGGCAATGGAGATATTTGCTACGAAGGGGAGAAATATTGAGGAACTGTTTTGTGATGAAAGCGAGACATATGACAAATGTCTTATTTTTCTACCTGATACAGAAGAGGCAGGGGAAATAAAGACATTCCTGGATGCACACTTTTACTGTATTCCCCGTGGCGGCAATGTATGGGAAGTGACACAGAGGGGCTATACAAAGGCAACAGGTATCCGGTTTATGTGTAGTTATCTGAATGCGGATATGGATAATTGCTTTGCTGTTGGCGACAGTGAAAATGACTTGGATATGCTGAGGGCAGTAAAGAACAGCATTGCCATGGGAAATGCCAAAGATGAGGTTATGGCCTGCTGCAGTTATGTGACAAAAGGAATTGATGAAGATGGTATTTATTATGCGCTGAAACATTTTGGAATAATTAAATAG
- a CDS encoding ABC transporter substrate-binding protein — MKRKWKVLTGLVLVGTMLAGCTPGTEKEGDAAESKTDTNETKKEAVDAGDSAASGEKIELNMWDLRTEGAGAKMIDTIIENFEKENPNISIKRTAFKVSDLRNTIKPAINSGEGPDIFSYDAGAGYLGVLANAGLAMDLSDYREQYKWDDRFHDWALEKTVYDGKLYGVANELEMLGVYYNKQMFEEEGIQEPETYEEFMQICQKFKDKGVTPLIMDDKEQWPGFHYESIWLNSFVGADRVKEAVAGKIPWTSEGFGAALDELYSVFEKGYTTEKPLSLASEDANKAFYAGEGAMRVTGTWLVSACVENMKDNVGFFFVPVASDDLDNCPPGGLGEAVVVNSKTKYPDETVKFLDYMFQPDNIKIWYEAGLIPSVKDVDYSTYEVSELFKDVVDEINASENLGENIDVLMPPKVNDVTQNYIQQLIAGKTDGAACMEQKQKAFEEEIEAGNYSVE; from the coding sequence ATGAAAAGAAAATGGAAGGTATTGACCGGTTTGGTGCTTGTGGGGACAATGTTGGCAGGGTGCACGCCCGGAACGGAAAAAGAGGGCGATGCTGCCGAGAGTAAAACAGACACAAACGAGACAAAAAAGGAGGCAGTTGATGCGGGGGACAGCGCTGCTTCCGGTGAGAAGATCGAACTCAATATGTGGGATTTGAGGACTGAAGGTGCCGGAGCGAAAATGATAGACACCATTATTGAAAATTTTGAAAAGGAAAATCCCAACATTTCAATCAAGCGGACTGCGTTTAAAGTGTCAGATCTGAGAAATACCATCAAGCCTGCCATAAACAGTGGGGAGGGGCCGGATATTTTCAGCTATGACGCAGGTGCAGGTTATCTTGGCGTTTTGGCGAATGCAGGGCTGGCAATGGATCTGAGTGATTACAGGGAGCAGTATAAATGGGATGACAGGTTCCACGACTGGGCGTTAGAGAAGACGGTATATGACGGCAAACTGTACGGTGTGGCCAATGAACTGGAGATGCTCGGAGTCTATTACAATAAGCAGATGTTTGAGGAGGAAGGGATTCAGGAACCTGAGACTTATGAGGAGTTCATGCAGATATGCCAGAAATTTAAAGATAAAGGGGTCACCCCTCTTATCATGGACGACAAAGAGCAGTGGCCCGGATTTCATTATGAGTCAATCTGGCTGAACAGTTTTGTGGGAGCGGACAGAGTGAAGGAAGCGGTAGCAGGAAAGATACCCTGGACAAGCGAAGGCTTCGGAGCGGCGTTGGACGAACTTTACAGTGTGTTTGAGAAGGGATATACCACAGAAAAACCTTTGAGTCTGGCTTCTGAAGATGCAAACAAAGCGTTTTACGCAGGTGAAGGTGCTATGCGTGTGACAGGTACCTGGCTGGTATCCGCGTGTGTGGAAAATATGAAGGACAATGTGGGATTCTTCTTTGTGCCTGTGGCATCAGATGATTTGGATAACTGCCCTCCGGGAGGACTTGGAGAAGCAGTGGTAGTGAATTCAAAAACAAAATATCCGGACGAGACAGTAAAATTCCTGGATTACATGTTCCAGCCCGACAATATAAAGATTTGGTATGAGGCAGGCCTGATTCCCTCAGTAAAGGATGTGGATTACAGCACTTATGAAGTAAGCGAGCTGTTCAAAGATGTTGTGGATGAGATCAATGCGTCCGAGAACCTGGGAGAAAATATTGATGTTCTGATGCCGCCTAAGGTAAACGACGTGACACAGAACTATATCCAGCAATTGATCGCGGGCAAGACAGACGGTGCTGCCTGTATGGAACAGAAACAGAAAGCGTTTGAAGAAGAGATCGAGGCGGGAAATTATTCGGTGGAATAG
- a CDS encoding carbohydrate ABC transporter permease: MDKKKRMLLKNWMGCFAFALPALLFYCLFLVMPIFSTVRISFHEWNGAAPFMKFVGLDNYARVLKDPIFYKALGNNVIWILFTIFVPVLLGLIFAVMMTQKYVKGKFLYRLTYFMPNVVSLVAVGIVWGWIYNPEFGIMGRMLDTLGMHGAAGIDFLGDERLVIWFLVIAGSWTCYGFNMVVFLAALQGIDSSYLEVAKLEGANAFQKFIYVIVPLIKGTIVLLVSNSLIGSFKVFDLIYIMTKGGPYHSSEVISTYMYNSAFNMNDYGYGSALAVVLAVIIAVCSGIFMKLTDKE, translated from the coding sequence ATGGATAAAAAAAAGAGGATGCTGCTGAAAAATTGGATGGGATGCTTTGCCTTTGCGCTTCCGGCATTGTTGTTCTACTGCCTGTTTTTGGTAATGCCTATTTTTTCAACTGTGAGGATCAGTTTCCATGAATGGAACGGCGCGGCTCCTTTCATGAAGTTTGTGGGATTGGACAACTATGCAAGGGTGCTGAAGGACCCTATTTTCTATAAGGCATTAGGAAATAATGTCATCTGGATACTGTTCACAATATTTGTTCCGGTGCTTCTTGGTCTTATTTTTGCAGTGATGATGACCCAGAAGTACGTAAAAGGGAAATTTTTGTATCGGCTTACCTATTTTATGCCCAACGTGGTATCCCTTGTTGCGGTTGGAATTGTGTGGGGGTGGATTTACAATCCGGAGTTCGGAATTATGGGAAGAATGCTGGATACTCTGGGAATGCACGGGGCAGCAGGAATAGATTTTCTTGGCGATGAACGTTTGGTCATATGGTTTCTGGTGATCGCCGGGAGCTGGACCTGTTATGGATTTAATATGGTGGTATTTCTGGCAGCCCTGCAGGGCATTGATTCCAGTTATCTGGAGGTGGCAAAGCTGGAGGGCGCCAATGCGTTTCAAAAGTTCATCTATGTCATTGTGCCGCTGATCAAGGGAACCATTGTGCTTCTGGTGTCTAATTCCCTGATAGGCTCCTTCAAGGTTTTTGATCTGATTTATATTATGACAAAAGGCGGGCCTTATCACTCGTCAGAGGTCATCTCCACATATATGTATAATTCAGCTTTTAATATGAATGATTACGGATATGGTTCGGCACTTGCGGTAGTTCTGGCTGTGATAATCGCGGTTTGTTCCGGGATTTTCATGAAGCTGACAGATAAAGAGTAA